A portion of the uncultured Draconibacterium sp. genome contains these proteins:
- a CDS encoding penicillin-binding protein: protein MGIRKTILSRIAIVYFVLSLFGAYVVVKLVSVQQIKNERWQKIENNLSNNTVIIPPVRGTICADDGSVLATSVPGYKIRIDLAAEGVKKVFDNEVDSLAWYLSNFHKDASKREYARRLRSAYKNKNRGYLLTPDKIDYNELQQFKNFPILRRGRFGGGMIVEQENKRLNPLGMLAQRTIGSLNKANALTPVPVGYNGLERSYEMYLRGENGISYKQNLSGRWVTRTEIEPQNGMDIITTINVKMQDIAESALYKQALKSNPEWATAVLMEVKTGEIKAIANLGKSSEGFYEKDNYALGHRGCYEPGSTFKLVSLMVALEDGVVDTSDVFDTGNGYWAQENITDDHACGKVNVKQILEQSSNIGTAKVILSKYTDNPKDYVDRIYGFGIQKPLGLELAGEGQPYIKYPGNADWWGTTTLGRMSYGYDLRLTPLQILNFYNAVANDGAMVKPRLVKEIRNSGALVKTFKPELLNPMIVSKETIGKAQAMLEGVCQNGTGRGVQGDQFKVAGKTGTARVARSDGKGYEYGAYYASFVGYFPADNPMYSLIVTFKKPRNSIYGAAVAGPVFKEISEKVYASQIMNATPESDNQEGEDIPVIKSGERDAILRLAEELELKNIQGLPNSNMVSPSAKDNGIVLEENVVPTNAVPDVVGMGASNAIFLLENAGLKVKISGIGKVKKQSLKPGSSYRPGQTVYLSLS from the coding sequence GTGGGGATCAGGAAAACCATATTATCGCGTATTGCAATTGTGTACTTCGTTCTGTCGTTGTTCGGAGCTTATGTTGTGGTTAAGCTTGTTTCTGTTCAGCAAATTAAAAATGAGCGCTGGCAGAAAATAGAGAACAACTTGAGCAATAATACCGTAATTATCCCGCCGGTTCGCGGGACAATTTGTGCTGATGATGGCAGTGTTTTAGCCACGTCGGTACCCGGATACAAAATTCGTATCGACCTTGCTGCCGAAGGGGTTAAAAAAGTATTCGACAATGAAGTGGATTCATTAGCCTGGTACTTGTCGAATTTTCATAAAGATGCATCGAAACGCGAATATGCACGCCGGTTGCGTTCGGCCTATAAAAACAAAAACCGGGGCTATTTGCTTACTCCTGATAAAATAGATTATAACGAACTTCAGCAATTTAAAAACTTCCCGATTTTACGTCGTGGCCGTTTTGGCGGAGGAATGATCGTTGAGCAGGAAAACAAACGGCTCAATCCGTTGGGAATGTTGGCGCAACGAACAATTGGCAGCTTGAACAAAGCCAATGCATTAACTCCGGTGCCTGTTGGTTACAATGGCTTGGAGCGTTCGTACGAAATGTATTTGCGTGGCGAAAATGGCATAAGCTACAAGCAAAACCTGTCGGGCCGTTGGGTTACCCGCACCGAAATTGAGCCGCAAAACGGGATGGATATCATTACAACCATCAATGTAAAAATGCAGGATATTGCCGAAAGTGCTTTGTATAAACAGGCGCTGAAATCGAATCCGGAATGGGCAACTGCAGTTTTAATGGAAGTGAAAACGGGAGAGATTAAGGCAATTGCAAATTTGGGTAAATCCAGCGAAGGTTTCTACGAAAAAGATAATTATGCTTTGGGGCACCGCGGTTGTTACGAACCCGGCTCAACATTTAAATTGGTGTCGTTAATGGTGGCGCTTGAAGACGGTGTGGTAGATACCAGCGATGTATTCGACACCGGAAACGGTTATTGGGCGCAGGAAAATATTACCGACGATCATGCTTGTGGTAAAGTGAATGTTAAACAGATTCTCGAGCAGTCGTCGAATATCGGAACGGCTAAAGTAATTTTATCGAAATACACCGATAATCCAAAAGATTATGTAGACAGGATTTATGGTTTTGGTATTCAGAAACCGTTGGGATTGGAACTGGCCGGCGAAGGACAGCCTTATATAAAGTATCCCGGAAATGCTGATTGGTGGGGAACTACCACATTGGGTCGTATGTCGTACGGTTACGATTTACGCCTTACTCCTTTGCAAATCCTGAATTTTTACAATGCTGTTGCCAACGACGGAGCAATGGTAAAACCACGTTTGGTAAAAGAAATTAGAAACAGCGGAGCCTTGGTTAAAACCTTTAAACCTGAGTTGCTGAATCCGATGATCGTGTCGAAAGAAACTATTGGGAAAGCGCAGGCGATGTTGGAAGGTGTTTGTCAGAACGGAACCGGGCGAGGTGTTCAGGGCGATCAGTTTAAAGTCGCTGGCAAAACCGGAACGGCACGTGTTGCCCGTTCAGATGGTAAAGGCTACGAGTACGGAGCTTATTATGCATCGTTTGTAGGGTATTTTCCGGCAGATAATCCAATGTATTCTTTGATTGTGACTTTTAAAAAACCGCGAAACTCGATTTACGGAGCAGCTGTGGCAGGTCCTGTATTTAAAGAGATTTCGGAAAAAGTATACGCCAGCCAAATTATGAATGCTACGCCTGAAAGTGATAATCAGGAAGGAGAAGACATTCCTGTGATAAAAAGCGGGGAGCGTGACGCGATTCTTCGTTTGGCTGAGGAGTTGGAGCTCAAGAATATTCAGGGATTACCCAATTCGAATATGGTGTCTCCAAGCGCAAAAGACAATGGAATAGTGCTGGAAGAAAATGTTGTACCGACCAACGCTGTGCCCGATGTAGTTGGAATGGGCGCCAGTAATGCCATTTTTCTGCTGGAGAATGCAGGTTTAAAAGTGAAAATAAGCGGAATAGGAAAAGTAAAAAAACAATCGTTGAAACCCGGTAGTTCATACCGCCCGGGACAAACGGTATATCTCTCATTAAGTTAA
- a CDS encoding UDP-N-acetylmuramoyl-L-alanyl-D-glutamate--2,6-diaminopimelate ligase, which yields MKLAELLEHIGIVDCIGETNREVTSIQFDSRKITSNSLFVAQKGVSVDGHRFIEVAIEKGATTIVCEDLPAELKSAVTFVQVEDSNKVLGEIAAAFYGLPSSKMKVVGVTGTNGKTSIASLLHKLFRMQGYNVGLLSTISYKINEKEEVASHTTPDALKIQQLMAEMVDEGCEFCFMEVSSHAIHQQRISGIQFAGGIFTNITHDHLDYHKTFAEYIKAKKAFFDGLPKDAFALVNADDKNGLVMLQNTKARKLTYSNRTMADYRCKVIESHFDGMLLSMDDQEIWTRFVGLFNASNLLAVYATAVELEQDKGEVLTVISNLQSVQGRFETIRSEDGKYAIVDYAHTPDALKNVLAAIAEIRTRNEQVITVVGAGGDRDRTKRPEMAQEALAASDKVILTSDNPRSEDPEAIIKDMEAGVEPQYKNKVVSIVSRRDAIKTAVMLAQPGDIILIAGKGHEDYQEVNGVKHHFDDREEVRNCFGLKN from the coding sequence ATGAAGTTAGCAGAGTTGTTGGAACATATAGGGATTGTTGATTGCATTGGTGAAACCAATAGGGAAGTTACCAGCATTCAATTCGACTCAAGGAAAATCACATCGAATAGTTTATTTGTAGCACAAAAAGGTGTGTCGGTTGACGGACATCGTTTTATCGAGGTTGCCATAGAAAAAGGCGCGACCACTATTGTATGCGAAGATCTTCCTGCAGAATTAAAATCAGCAGTAACTTTTGTACAGGTTGAAGATTCCAATAAGGTTTTAGGCGAAATTGCAGCTGCGTTTTATGGTTTACCATCTTCAAAAATGAAAGTGGTTGGCGTAACCGGAACAAACGGGAAAACCAGTATCGCCAGTTTATTACACAAGCTTTTCAGAATGCAGGGCTACAATGTTGGTCTGCTTTCAACAATTTCATATAAAATAAACGAGAAAGAGGAGGTTGCCTCGCACACCACTCCGGATGCGCTGAAAATACAGCAGTTAATGGCCGAGATGGTCGACGAAGGTTGTGAATTCTGTTTTATGGAAGTGAGTTCGCATGCCATTCATCAGCAACGAATTTCAGGAATTCAGTTTGCCGGAGGTATTTTTACCAATATCACGCACGACCACCTCGACTATCACAAAACTTTTGCTGAATACATAAAAGCCAAAAAAGCCTTTTTCGACGGATTGCCAAAAGATGCATTTGCATTGGTTAATGCCGACGATAAAAATGGTTTGGTGATGCTTCAAAATACAAAGGCCCGAAAACTCACTTATTCCAATCGTACGATGGCGGATTACCGCTGCAAGGTAATTGAAAGTCATTTCGATGGTATGCTGCTGAGTATGGACGATCAGGAAATCTGGACACGTTTTGTTGGGCTATTTAATGCGTCAAATTTATTGGCAGTTTATGCCACTGCCGTTGAGTTGGAACAGGACAAAGGCGAGGTGCTCACCGTTATCAGCAATTTACAATCGGTGCAAGGGCGTTTCGAAACCATTCGGAGTGAAGATGGCAAATATGCGATTGTAGATTATGCGCACACGCCCGATGCTTTGAAAAATGTGTTGGCGGCAATTGCTGAAATCAGAACAAGAAACGAGCAGGTGATTACCGTGGTTGGTGCCGGTGGCGATCGCGACAGAACAAAACGCCCTGAGATGGCACAAGAGGCTTTGGCCGCCAGCGATAAAGTAATTCTTACTTCGGATAATCCGCGGAGTGAAGATCCTGAAGCGATTATAAAAGATATGGAAGCCGGTGTTGAACCGCAATATAAAAATAAGGTGGTGTCGATTGTTAGTCGCCGCGATGCGATAAAAACGGCGGTAATGCTGGCACAACCGGGCGATATAATTCTGATTGCAGGAAAGGGGCACGAAGATTACCAGGAAGTAAATGGTGTGAAACATCATTTTGACGACAGGGAAGAAGTAAGGAACTGTTTTGGACTAAAAAATTAA
- the mraY gene encoding phospho-N-acetylmuramoyl-pentapeptide-transferase: MFYWLYELLAGYDIPGIGMLPGITFRSAAAIILSLFITTIFGKKLIRILQRKQIGDEVRDLGLEGQMQKQGTPTMGGIIILMAIIIPTLLFARLDNIYILLMLITTAFLGMIGFIDDYIKVFKKNKEGLAGKFKILGQVSLGLIVAATLFISEDVKVREHVSDESGTFLTEQVTDPATGETTDQFVMEDVKSTKTTIPFIKKNEFDYAWLVAFAGDAAAWLKWLVYAVAIILIITAVSNAANLTDGIDGLATGTSAISGATLGILAYVSGNVIYADYLNIMYIPNIGELTVFIAAFIGATVGFLWYNSFPAQVFMGDTGSLALGGILAVFAVIIRKEILIPLLCGIFLIENLSVVIQVSWFKYTKRKYGEGRRVFLMSPIHHHFQKKGFPEPKIVTRFWIVGIILAVITIATLKMR, translated from the coding sequence ATGTTTTATTGGCTATACGAACTTTTGGCAGGATACGATATTCCGGGCATTGGAATGCTTCCGGGCATTACATTTCGCTCGGCAGCAGCAATTATTCTGTCGTTGTTTATCACAACGATTTTCGGGAAAAAGCTGATTCGCATTTTGCAGCGCAAACAAATTGGCGACGAAGTGCGCGACCTTGGTTTGGAAGGACAAATGCAAAAGCAGGGAACCCCCACAATGGGCGGGATAATTATTCTGATGGCCATTATTATTCCAACATTGCTGTTTGCCCGCCTCGATAATATCTACATTCTGCTGATGCTGATTACTACTGCATTTTTGGGGATGATCGGTTTTATCGATGATTATATCAAGGTTTTCAAAAAGAATAAAGAAGGACTGGCTGGTAAATTTAAAATTCTCGGACAGGTGAGTTTGGGGCTTATTGTAGCCGCCACACTTTTTATCAGCGAAGATGTAAAGGTTCGTGAGCACGTAAGCGATGAGAGTGGCACGTTTCTGACAGAGCAAGTTACTGATCCGGCTACGGGTGAAACCACCGATCAGTTTGTTATGGAAGATGTAAAATCGACCAAAACCACAATCCCGTTTATTAAAAAGAATGAGTTTGATTATGCATGGCTGGTGGCTTTTGCCGGCGATGCTGCAGCATGGTTAAAATGGCTGGTATATGCCGTTGCAATTATACTGATCATTACCGCTGTTTCGAATGCGGCAAACCTTACCGACGGAATTGACGGACTGGCAACCGGAACGTCGGCAATTAGCGGGGCTACACTGGGTATTCTGGCCTACGTAAGTGGTAACGTAATTTATGCCGATTACCTGAATATCATGTACATCCCAAATATTGGTGAATTAACTGTTTTTATCGCGGCTTTCATTGGTGCTACCGTTGGATTTTTGTGGTACAACTCATTCCCGGCACAGGTTTTTATGGGCGACACCGGAAGTCTTGCATTGGGTGGAATATTAGCCGTTTTTGCAGTGATCATCCGCAAAGAAATTTTGATACCGCTGTTATGTGGAATTTTCCTGATAGAGAACCTTTCGGTTGTAATTCAGGTGAGTTGGTTTAAATACACCAAACGAAAATATGGCGAAGGACGCAGAGTGTTCCTTATGAGCCCGATTCACCACCATTTTCAGAAAAAGGGGTTCCCGGAACCAAAGATTGTAACACGCTTTTGGATTGTCGGAATTATTCTGGCAGTGATAACAATTGCAACATTAAAAATGAGATAG
- the murD gene encoding UDP-N-acetylmuramoyl-L-alanine--D-glutamate ligase, which translates to MKGLVAILGGGESGVGAAILAQKRGYDVFVSDLGKIKDKYKDVLSNYKIDFEEGHHSEEKILSAELVVKSPGIPETAPLVKQLKEQGTSVISEIEFGGRFSSAKTICITGSNGKTTTTLLTYHILQKAGVNVGLAGNVGKSFAWQVAEENFDVYVIELSSFQLDGMYEFKADVAVLMNITPDHLDRYGYDMQNYTDSKFRILQNQTATDYFVYCADDEVIQKEINKRDIKPVQLPFGLGEAAGPGAGVKDNRIIINFNQNQFSMSILDLSLQGKHNTYNSMAAGIASMVLKIRDEQLRESLSDFTGVEHRLERFLKVHGIEFINDSKATNVNSSWYALESVHKPVVWIAGGVDKGNDYSMLQGLVTNKVKAIVCLGKNNAKLHEAFGDCVSDIVDASSMEEAVKAAYYLARNGDTVLLSPACASFDLFENYEDRGNQFKKEVRNL; encoded by the coding sequence GTGAAAGGACTGGTAGCCATATTAGGAGGAGGCGAAAGCGGCGTTGGAGCAGCCATTCTTGCACAAAAAAGAGGATACGATGTATTTGTGTCCGACCTTGGAAAAATCAAGGATAAATACAAAGACGTTCTTTCAAATTATAAAATCGATTTTGAAGAAGGACACCACTCGGAAGAGAAGATTCTGAGTGCCGAGCTGGTCGTGAAAAGTCCGGGAATTCCGGAAACTGCACCGTTGGTTAAGCAACTAAAAGAGCAAGGCACTTCGGTGATTTCGGAAATTGAATTTGGCGGTCGTTTTTCGTCGGCTAAAACCATTTGCATTACCGGAAGTAATGGCAAAACAACTACCACTTTGCTGACTTATCATATTCTGCAAAAGGCGGGAGTAAATGTTGGATTGGCAGGAAATGTTGGAAAAAGTTTTGCCTGGCAGGTGGCCGAAGAAAATTTCGATGTGTATGTGATCGAGCTAAGCAGTTTTCAGTTGGACGGAATGTACGAGTTCAAAGCAGATGTAGCTGTGCTGATGAACATCACGCCCGATCACCTCGATCGTTACGGCTACGATATGCAAAACTACACGGATTCGAAATTTAGGATTCTTCAAAATCAAACAGCAACTGACTACTTCGTTTATTGTGCCGACGACGAAGTGATTCAAAAAGAAATAAATAAGAGAGATATAAAACCTGTTCAACTTCCTTTTGGGTTGGGAGAGGCTGCCGGGCCTGGAGCAGGTGTGAAAGACAATCGGATAATTATCAACTTTAATCAAAATCAATTCAGCATGTCGATACTGGATTTATCACTACAGGGGAAACACAATACCTACAACAGCATGGCCGCAGGCATTGCAAGCATGGTATTAAAAATCAGGGATGAACAATTGAGAGAAAGCCTTTCCGACTTTACTGGTGTAGAGCATCGTTTAGAGCGTTTTCTTAAAGTTCATGGCATCGAGTTTATCAACGACTCGAAAGCAACGAACGTTAATTCATCGTGGTATGCGTTGGAAAGTGTACACAAACCGGTGGTTTGGATTGCCGGTGGGGTAGACAAAGGAAACGATTACTCCATGTTGCAGGGGCTTGTAACTAACAAAGTGAAAGCCATTGTTTGTCTGGGTAAGAACAATGCCAAATTACACGAAGCTTTTGGCGATTGTGTTTCTGATATTGTAGACGCGTCAAGTATGGAAGAAGCTGTAAAAGCTGCTTACTACCTGGCCCGAAATGGCGACACCGTGCTGTTATCACCGGCGTGTGCAAGTTTCGATTTATTTGAGAATTACGAAGACAGAGGAAATCAATTTAAAAAAGAAGTAAGGAATTTGTAA